The region CACAATTGCAGGCTGTGCTGGAAATGGCTAAGCGTGCTTTATCAGAACAAATGCAACAGCAGGATGCACTCACTTCTCCTGGTGCTGTGCGAGATTATTTGCGGCTTACGCTGTCTGGCCGTGAACATGAGGTGTTTGTGGGGGTGTTCCTGGATGCACAGAATCGTGTTATTGCATCTGAAGAGCTGTTTCGAGGTACGCTCACCCAGACCAGTGTTTATCCTCGTGAAGTGCTCAAGCGCGCCTTGTATCACAACGCAGCTTCAATTATCTTTGCCCATAATCACCCTTCAGGTGTAGCAGAACCCAGTCGTGCCGATGAAATATTAACTCAATCATTAAAATCTGCATTGGGCATGGTAGATATTCGGGTGCTGGACCATTTTATTGTTGGGAAAAATTGCGCACTCTCGTTTTCTGAGAAAGGCATTTTATAATTAGATAGGCTGCAGGATTTAGTCAGATTCAGATATTACCGCTATGTAAACTCAGGCATTTCTTGCCTTGAGCCATGTTTCGAATTCCGCTGCTGGCAAAGGGCGGCTGATCAAATAACCTTGAGCCTGGTTGCAATCATTCTGAAGCAAGAAATCGTGTTGTTCTTGTGTTTCTACGCCTTCAGCAACAACATTAAGACGTAAGCTGTGAGCCAGATTAATGATGGCACCTGCAATTGCAGCATCATCCGCATTGGTCGTGATGCCTTTGACGAAAGACTGATCAATTTTCAATGTGTGTATTGGAAACCGCTTCAGGTAGCTGAGTGAAGAATAGCCTGTGCCAAAGTCATCCATGGAAATGCGAACCCCCATATTTTTTATATTTGTCAGGATGGCAATATTGCTTTCCTTGTTATCCATGAGCAAGCTTTCAGTAATTTCCAGTTCAAGTAAATAGGGTTCCAGCCCTGTTTCATTGAGAATTCGGGAGATTGTATCGATCAGATCTTTCTGACTGAATTGCCGAACTGAAAGGTTGACCGCAATATGTAAAGCCGGTAGTTTTTCCGCTTGCCAAGCGCGGATCTGGTTGCAGGCGGTTCGCAATACCCATTCACCTACCGGGATAATCAAACCCGTTTCTTCTAACAGTGGGATATAGGCTGCGGGTGAAACATTAGGATGATTTTTCCAGCGTAATAGTGCTTCTACACCCACTACCTTACCGTTTTTCAGATTGATTTTCGGCTGGAAATGTAGCTGGAACTCATCACGGTCCAACGCTTTTCGAAGGTCGGTCTCCAACGTCAAGCGGTCATTGTCTTTCTTGTTGATTTCCTGAGTGTAAAACTGGTAATTATTCCTGCCCATGGCTTTAGCGTGGTACATGGCAGTATCGGCATCTTTGATGAGATTATCGATGTCAGTTTCGTCAAAAGGATAGAGCGTAATGCCAATGCTGGTGGAAATATAAAATTCCTGATTATCCAGAACAAAAGGCTCTGCAAAAATATCCAGGATTTTATTTGCCAAGCCGGATACAACATCGATATGTGAAATATCTTCCAGTATCAGCGTGAACTCATCTCCACCCAATCTGGCAACAGTGTCGCATTTTCTCAGCACTGATTTTAAGCGATGTGCAACTTGCAGCAGCAAATGATCGCCACTTGTATGGCCCAGGCTGTCATTGATGGTTTTGAATCTATCCAGGTCAAGGAAGAGTAAAGCGACCAAATGCTCTTGTCTATCTGCTCGAGCCACTGCTTGCGCAAGGCGATCCCTGAATAAACTGCGATTTGGCAATCCCGTGAGGCTGTCAAAATTGGCCAGAAAAGAGAGTTTTTGTTCTGCTTCCTTTCGTTCTGAAATATCTCTAACAATAACAATCAGCGTTAAGCGTTTATCCATCATCGCTTCACTGATATCCAACTCAATGGGGAAAGAAGACCCATCTGCATGCTTACCAATGGACTCGGATTTACCTCTTTGAGTCAGCTGGTTTGTTAAACGGGTAGCGTGCGGATCAGGAACCAGTTCGCTAAAGTTCATGCCGGTTATCTGAGGTAACCCGAAAATTTTCTCTGCAGCTGGGTTGCTGGATTCAATTAAGCCATCAAGCGCTACACTCAGAATACCATCTGCTGCATTTTCCAAAACAACCTGAAGGCGTTTTTCCTTTTGGCGCATTGCGTTAACTGCACTATTCAAAGCGCGTATAGGTAATACCCGGAGTGCAATAAAAATGATTAACCCTAAAGTAATTCCAGCCAAACCAAATAGGGCAGTTGTGGTAAATAAAGGCAAAAGCGATCTGATTAGCGTGACATTCCCGATTTCAAGGCCGGAATCATAGAACGCTGCAGAGCGGGAAATCGTTACAGTAGCAGGCCAGTTTGTTGGGCTGCTAGCAATTGTTTTACCGTGGATGTCCGTTATGAAACTCGATTCAGGGGTTTTTTCAGTTTCAGGTATGCTGGAAAGCAAGGCAGTAAGTTTTTGTTCCTCACGTATCCATGTTGCCGGGGTTTTATTGATTAAAGCAGTGATCTGGATCGCGGTATAGTTGGCTTTGGTTTGGAGTTCAGCCCCAACATATTGATAAGAAATAAATAAATAGCTGGCTGGTACAGCTGCGGCGATAAATATGGCAACAGTCCCTGCCAGCCAATTAATGAGTTTTATCAGGGTGGTGGAATCAGTTTGCATGAATTTTATTAGATTGCCTTTATGGCCGGAAAGTATTTATTTAACCGGCAGGGTTTTTTAAGGACAATCATAGCAATTTTTTCCGGGAATTATAGCCTTTCTGCAAAATTTTTGAAAAACACTGACCGAG is a window of Sulfurirhabdus autotrophica DNA encoding:
- the radC gene encoding RadC family protein yields the protein MAITDWPENERPREKLLTKGAASLSDAELLAIFLRTGIQGKTAVDLSRALLSQFGSLTNLFSASQADFCQMPGMGSAKFAQLQAVLEMAKRALSEQMQQQDALTSPGAVRDYLRLTLSGREHEVFVGVFLDAQNRVIASEELFRGTLTQTSVYPREVLKRALYHNAASIIFAHNHPSGVAEPSRADEILTQSLKSALGMVDIRVLDHFIVGKNCALSFSEKGIL
- a CDS encoding putative bifunctional diguanylate cyclase/phosphodiesterase, translated to MQTDSTTLIKLINWLAGTVAIFIAAAVPASYLFISYQYVGAELQTKANYTAIQITALINKTPATWIREEQKLTALLSSIPETEKTPESSFITDIHGKTIASSPTNWPATVTISRSAAFYDSGLEIGNVTLIRSLLPLFTTTALFGLAGITLGLIIFIALRVLPIRALNSAVNAMRQKEKRLQVVLENAADGILSVALDGLIESSNPAAEKIFGLPQITGMNFSELVPDPHATRLTNQLTQRGKSESIGKHADGSSFPIELDISEAMMDKRLTLIVIVRDISERKEAEQKLSFLANFDSLTGLPNRSLFRDRLAQAVARADRQEHLVALLFLDLDRFKTINDSLGHTSGDHLLLQVAHRLKSVLRKCDTVARLGGDEFTLILEDISHIDVVSGLANKILDIFAEPFVLDNQEFYISTSIGITLYPFDETDIDNLIKDADTAMYHAKAMGRNNYQFYTQEINKKDNDRLTLETDLRKALDRDEFQLHFQPKINLKNGKVVGVEALLRWKNHPNVSPAAYIPLLEETGLIIPVGEWVLRTACNQIRAWQAEKLPALHIAVNLSVRQFSQKDLIDTISRILNETGLEPYLLELEITESLLMDNKESNIAILTNIKNMGVRISMDDFGTGYSSLSYLKRFPIHTLKIDQSFVKGITTNADDAAIAGAIINLAHSLRLNVVAEGVETQEQHDFLLQNDCNQAQGYLISRPLPAAEFETWLKARNA